The following are encoded together in the Cerasicoccus sp. TK19100 genome:
- a CDS encoding putative manganese-dependent inorganic diphosphatase — protein sequence MIPTYIIGHKNPDADAICSAIAYASYKEATGEKGYVAARCGNSNARIDAILKRFNQPLPLFIGDVTPRVHDIMRRKIFRIDDKATCAEALEIIDEHDIRSLPVIDEAGMLAGQVSIFSLGEFFIPKPKEPRKMRHVYTSIGNIICALKAEVLNVVDPEQVEDLYVRVGAMDIRSFGVFTESEGVSFKESIVVVGDRYDIQQKAIQSGARLVVITGGLEVDKEVVEFATDRGVSLIVSEADSATTSWIIRTATLVAPMIDREVPTFSADEKVLTVKRKIATLSAPIFCVVDEKKKLIGLFSKTDLLKPVPTRLVLVDHNELGQAVNGAGDVNIVEVIDHHRLANPATAQPIYFRNEIIGSTSSIIASMFRAANITPSPEIAGVMMAGLVSDTLNLQSPTSTPKDAELLPWLSEISGVSVEEMCDIVFNSGSIILTSSPDRVIETDCKQYEQGGIKYSVSQIEELGYENFWKHHDAIQAALESYLESQGLDFSCLLVTDINQQNSLLVTAGDSEIIASINFTHIEHHRTIFDLPSIVSRKKQLIPYISSLLDSMGVEAV from the coding sequence ATGATCCCCACATACATCATTGGTCACAAAAATCCGGACGCCGACGCGATTTGCTCGGCGATTGCCTACGCCTCGTACAAGGAAGCCACTGGCGAAAAAGGCTATGTTGCGGCCCGCTGTGGCAATTCCAACGCCCGGATCGATGCCATCCTCAAGCGCTTCAACCAACCGCTTCCTCTCTTTATTGGCGATGTGACCCCCCGCGTGCATGACATCATGCGCCGCAAAATTTTCCGCATCGATGACAAGGCCACCTGTGCCGAAGCCCTCGAGATCATCGACGAACACGACATTCGCTCACTGCCGGTTATTGATGAAGCGGGCATGCTCGCCGGGCAGGTTTCCATCTTTTCACTGGGCGAATTTTTCATCCCCAAGCCCAAAGAGCCGCGCAAAATGCGCCACGTATACACCTCGATCGGAAACATCATCTGCGCGCTCAAGGCCGAGGTGCTCAACGTCGTTGACCCCGAGCAAGTCGAAGATCTCTACGTGCGCGTCGGCGCGATGGACATCCGCTCCTTCGGCGTGTTTACCGAGAGCGAAGGCGTCTCCTTCAAGGAAAGCATCGTCGTCGTAGGCGACCGTTATGATATCCAACAGAAGGCCATCCAGAGCGGCGCGCGGCTCGTCGTGATCACCGGCGGCCTCGAAGTGGACAAGGAAGTCGTGGAGTTTGCCACGGATCGCGGCGTCTCCCTGATCGTCAGCGAGGCTGACTCTGCCACCACCTCGTGGATCATTCGAACCGCCACCCTGGTGGCACCGATGATCGATCGCGAAGTGCCCACCTTTTCCGCCGATGAAAAAGTCCTCACGGTGAAGCGCAAAATTGCCACCTTGAGTGCCCCTATTTTCTGCGTTGTTGACGAGAAAAAGAAGCTCATCGGCCTCTTTTCCAAGACTGACTTGCTCAAGCCGGTGCCAACACGCCTGGTGCTGGTTGATCACAACGAGCTAGGCCAGGCCGTCAATGGCGCGGGCGATGTCAACATTGTCGAAGTCATTGACCACCACCGCCTTGCTAACCCAGCTACTGCACAGCCAATCTACTTTCGCAACGAAATCATCGGCTCGACCAGCAGCATCATTGCGAGCATGTTCCGAGCCGCAAACATCACCCCCTCGCCAGAGATCGCGGGCGTTATGATGGCTGGCCTGGTCTCCGACACGCTCAATTTGCAGAGCCCCACTTCCACGCCCAAAGATGCCGAACTGCTGCCTTGGCTGTCTGAAATTTCCGGTGTCAGCGTGGAGGAAATGTGCGACATTGTCTTCAACTCTGGCTCAATTATCCTGACTTCCTCGCCTGATCGCGTCATTGAGACCGACTGCAAGCAGTATGAGCAGGGCGGCATTAAATACTCGGTTTCACAGATTGAGGAGCTCGGCTACGAAAATTTCTGGAAGCACCATGATGCCATTCAGGCTGCCCTGGAGAGCTACCTCGAAAGCCAGGGCTTGGATTTCTCCTGCCTGCTCGTCACCGACATCAATCAGCAAAATTCCCTGCTCGTCACTGCGGGCGACAGCGAAATCATCGCGAGCATCAACTTCACGCATATCGAACATCATCGCACGATTTTCGACCTGCCGAGCATTGTATCGCGAAAGAAGCAGTTGATCCCCTACATCAGCAGCCTGCTGGACAGCATGGGTGTGGAAGCGGTTTGA
- a CDS encoding PQQ-dependent sugar dehydrogenase: protein MLSSTSISANIQQADTDLPFDNVSAYSLENAFPGLSFSDPITITTVPGESDRVFIGEKGGMLWVIPDLNAPVLEKQQFLSLKYIQNAWESGLLGVAFHPDFASNGYFYVYYTPHEFIDGVRIRYNRLSRFQVSADDPNVADPTSELILINQLDKDIFHNAGDVHFGSDGYLYFTNGDGGDANDSYDVAQRLDLDYFAGLFRIDVDRLPGNLEPNSHPSVVLNPETGKANYAIPADNPWVGATSFNGSPVNAEEVIMEYFAIGLRNPFRFWIDDTSGNIWIGDVGQYAQEEVDISRGGENFGWAYREGLIDGFKSDQQPEGFVETPPIHVYPRNEGRAIIGGLVYREDFYPELAGAYVFGDYVSGRIWALRYNGESVSRELLTQQTSLTEFDLHPQTGEILVSIRDSGEIMKLVRNDELAALPETLSETGAFTSLQDMTPAAGVIPYEPNVSFWSDHAIKQRWFALSGEEPFDYSLDEGWTAPTGAIWAKHFELELERGNPDSRKRIETRFLVKTEAGAYGVSYQWNEAGTEATLASADGVDIALDIVDEHGFEKTQTWRIPSRSECMQCHSAVSGFALSFNARQLNRSDEFAGQYQNVLAGLTAMGYLAGGPDSEEVKYIPAFATKTDESQSLEFRARSYLAVNCAQCHQPGGAAISDIDLRPHRSLRGTGMINALPGNDAGGNGDPDNRVIVPGDPDHSVLLQRLCACNGFTRMPPLATFEIDDEGVALIRDWILSLAGYESYHEWIENYFSLTAPESAADVDADGDGFSNEFEHLAGTNPNRFADAWQPTFQMDGDQLQLQYQTVRNLPLLIEASNDLVDWQLWEQGPQSLLSTEGGATMVHDLELESPLFLRFVFPGIPDSTED, encoded by the coding sequence ATGCTGAGCTCTACCTCGATCAGCGCGAATATTCAGCAAGCAGATACGGATCTACCATTTGATAATGTAAGTGCTTACTCCTTGGAAAATGCCTTTCCGGGTTTGAGTTTTTCTGACCCGATTACGATTACCACAGTGCCTGGAGAGAGTGATCGTGTATTTATTGGAGAGAAAGGGGGGATGTTGTGGGTGATCCCGGATTTGAATGCGCCTGTGCTCGAAAAACAGCAATTCCTCTCTTTAAAGTATATACAGAATGCTTGGGAATCTGGATTACTCGGCGTGGCGTTTCACCCGGATTTCGCTAGCAACGGCTACTTTTACGTCTATTATACGCCTCATGAGTTCATTGATGGTGTACGGATTCGCTACAACCGGCTTTCGCGTTTTCAAGTCTCTGCGGATGATCCGAATGTCGCGGATCCGACCAGCGAATTGATTCTAATTAATCAACTGGACAAAGATATTTTCCATAATGCGGGAGACGTGCATTTTGGCAGCGATGGCTACCTCTACTTCACCAATGGAGATGGAGGAGATGCCAATGACAGCTACGATGTCGCTCAGCGGCTTGATTTGGACTATTTCGCCGGCTTGTTTCGCATTGATGTTGACCGGCTGCCCGGAAACCTGGAGCCCAACAGTCACCCGAGCGTGGTGCTAAATCCTGAGACTGGGAAAGCCAATTATGCTATTCCGGCGGACAATCCCTGGGTTGGTGCCACCAGCTTTAATGGCAGTCCGGTGAATGCCGAAGAGGTGATCATGGAGTATTTCGCAATAGGTCTGCGCAATCCGTTTCGATTTTGGATCGATGACACTTCGGGGAATATATGGATTGGCGATGTCGGGCAATACGCCCAAGAAGAGGTTGATATTTCGCGGGGCGGCGAAAATTTCGGCTGGGCCTACCGGGAAGGCCTGATTGATGGGTTTAAGAGCGATCAACAGCCCGAGGGCTTCGTCGAAACACCTCCCATCCATGTTTATCCACGCAATGAGGGTCGTGCGATTATAGGTGGGCTGGTTTACCGCGAAGATTTTTATCCTGAACTAGCGGGTGCCTACGTGTTTGGGGACTACGTTTCAGGGCGTATTTGGGCGCTGCGTTACAATGGAGAATCGGTTTCCCGTGAGCTGCTTACGCAACAAACTTCGCTGACTGAATTTGATCTGCATCCACAAACAGGTGAGATCTTAGTCAGCATTCGTGATAGTGGCGAGATTATGAAATTGGTCCGCAATGATGAGTTAGCAGCCTTACCGGAGACGCTCTCGGAAACAGGTGCTTTTACCTCACTGCAGGATATGACGCCCGCTGCCGGAGTTATCCCGTATGAGCCGAATGTCAGCTTTTGGTCCGACCATGCCATCAAACAGCGTTGGTTTGCGTTGAGTGGTGAGGAGCCCTTTGACTATTCGCTCGATGAGGGCTGGACGGCACCCACTGGCGCGATTTGGGCCAAGCACTTCGAACTGGAACTGGAGCGGGGTAATCCAGACTCGCGAAAACGCATCGAAACGCGCTTTCTGGTAAAAACCGAAGCCGGCGCTTATGGTGTATCTTACCAGTGGAACGAGGCGGGAACCGAAGCCACCCTAGCGAGTGCCGATGGCGTGGATATTGCCTTGGATATCGTTGATGAGCACGGGTTTGAAAAAACGCAAACGTGGCGCATTCCCAGCCGGTCTGAGTGCATGCAGTGCCACAGTGCGGTATCCGGTTTTGCGCTGAGCTTTAATGCACGGCAGCTAAACCGCTCCGATGAGTTTGCGGGGCAGTACCAAAACGTGTTGGCTGGGCTGACTGCCATGGGGTATTTGGCTGGAGGGCCAGACAGCGAGGAGGTCAAATACATCCCAGCTTTTGCGACCAAAACAGACGAATCGCAGAGTTTGGAATTTCGAGCGAGAAGCTACTTGGCGGTCAATTGCGCACAATGCCACCAGCCCGGTGGTGCCGCGATATCGGATATTGATTTGCGCCCGCATCGCAGTTTGCGAGGGACGGGGATGATCAACGCTTTGCCCGGCAACGACGCTGGAGGCAATGGCGATCCGGACAACCGCGTTATCGTTCCGGGGGACCCCGACCACTCTGTGCTGCTGCAGCGACTTTGTGCCTGCAACGGCTTTACCCGAATGCCCCCTCTGGCGACTTTCGAAATCGATGATGAGGGCGTGGCGCTGATCCGTGATTGGATTTTATCGCTAGCCGGATATGAATCCTACCATGAGTGGATTGAGAATTATTTCAGCCTAACAGCGCCTGAATCCGCTGCAGATGTCGATGCTGATGGCGATGGCTTTTCGAATGAATTTGAGCATCTCGCTGGCACGAATCCGAACCGATTTGCGGATGCCTGGCAGCCAACATTCCAGATGGACGGTGATCAGTTGCAACTCCAGTATCAAACTGTTCGCAACTTACCGCTGTTGATTGAAGCTTCGAATGATCTCGTTGATTGGCAACTTTGGGAGCAGGGACCGCAGTCTCTGCTTTCGACCGAGGGCGGAGCCACCATGGTTCATGATCTCGAGTTGGAGAGTCCGCTTTTTTTGCGGTTTGTATTTCCTGGAATTCCAGATTCCACCGAAGACTAG
- a CDS encoding YggS family pyridoxal phosphate-dependent enzyme, with amino-acid sequence MITYEQFYENHQRVLERVLAACARAERDPATVKVLPVTKTHPIDAALYAGRAGYTAVGENRVQEAVDKMTTDAGVQWELIGHLQSNKAKLAAEKFHRVQSVDSAKLAKKLATAASEQGRVLPILLQVNAGDDPAKFGLGCEETPAVLELVLGLESLQVDGLMTIAPLSDDPDVARKCFERLRDLRDQLEARFGVNLPELSMGMSGDLEAAVASGSTMLRVGSAFFGAR; translated from the coding sequence GTGATTACCTACGAGCAGTTTTACGAAAATCATCAACGCGTGCTGGAGCGGGTTTTAGCCGCTTGCGCGCGTGCCGAACGGGACCCGGCGACAGTCAAAGTGCTGCCGGTGACGAAGACTCACCCCATCGATGCCGCGCTCTACGCCGGCCGGGCGGGCTACACCGCAGTCGGTGAAAACCGGGTGCAGGAGGCTGTGGACAAGATGACGACGGATGCTGGCGTGCAGTGGGAACTCATTGGCCACTTGCAGTCCAACAAGGCAAAACTAGCCGCGGAGAAATTTCACCGCGTGCAGTCCGTCGATAGCGCTAAGCTGGCGAAGAAATTAGCCACCGCTGCCAGTGAGCAGGGGCGCGTGCTGCCGATTCTGCTACAGGTGAACGCGGGGGATGATCCGGCGAAGTTCGGTCTCGGCTGTGAGGAAACTCCGGCGGTGCTGGAGCTTGTTCTTGGTCTGGAGTCGCTCCAAGTGGACGGCTTGATGACCATTGCTCCCCTGTCGGATGATCCGGATGTCGCCCGAAAATGCTTCGAGCGGTTGCGGGATTTGCGGGATCAGTTGGAGGCGCGTTTCGGCGTCAACTTGCCCGAATTATCGATGGGCATGAGTGGCGACTTAGAGGCGGCTGTAGCCTCAGGAAGCACGATGCTGCGCGTTGGCAGCGCTTTTTTTGGAGCGCGCTGA
- a CDS encoding histidine kinase dimerization/phospho-acceptor domain-containing protein — MNLSDNEENSFRSLVHDLNGQIFLIRGHCEILKRTQDESQTEKSIQQIQQGTDRLESIVRDLRENLGFPKAP, encoded by the coding sequence ATGAATCTGTCGGATAATGAGGAAAACTCCTTCCGCTCGCTAGTGCATGACCTCAATGGTCAGATATTCCTGATCCGGGGCCACTGCGAGATCCTCAAGCGTACCCAGGACGAATCCCAGACCGAAAAAAGCATCCAGCAGATCCAACAGGGCACCGATAGGCTGGAGAGCATCGTGCGTGATCTGCGCGAGAATCTCGGTTTTCCCAAGGCACCGTAA
- a CDS encoding type II secretion system protein, with product MTLSRKEISRKGFTLVELLTVIAIIGILAAILIPAVGSVRTKADQAKSSSNMRQIALGFNNFATSGGRTKSIADGTFSPPTTKNAANSPKAFAEVLAYNVDLSDASLWFLASDEDVAAMDTVPGFIGVRTDTGGFTRNETWGSIGDNDPSYSVAVALSPNAPTSTTPLIWTKGLDSSGKWSNTSPWTGEGGHIAFMDGHVTFYTNISDTENQLVSGSASETPGTPTSDISQAIKTTSNSKPYPAPGGGGS from the coding sequence ATGACACTATCTCGTAAAGAAATCAGCCGTAAAGGCTTCACCCTTGTTGAACTCCTCACGGTTATCGCTATTATCGGCATTCTGGCCGCAATTCTGATCCCCGCAGTGGGCAGCGTTCGCACCAAGGCCGACCAAGCCAAGTCCTCCAGCAACATGCGCCAGATCGCGCTTGGCTTTAACAATTTCGCAACCAGCGGCGGTCGCACCAAGTCCATTGCCGATGGCACATTCTCACCACCAACCACCAAGAATGCAGCGAACAGCCCCAAGGCATTCGCCGAAGTTCTGGCCTACAATGTCGACCTGAGTGACGCTTCCCTGTGGTTCCTCGCTTCAGACGAAGACGTTGCCGCGATGGATACAGTTCCTGGCTTCATCGGTGTGCGCACCGACACCGGCGGCTTCACCCGTAACGAAACTTGGGGCAGCATTGGTGATAACGACCCGAGCTACTCCGTAGCAGTCGCACTGAGCCCGAATGCACCGACCTCCACCACCCCGTTGATCTGGACCAAGGGTCTGGACAGCAGCGGTAAGTGGAGCAACACCTCCCCCTGGACCGGTGAAGGTGGTCACATCGCATTCATGGACGGCCACGTGACCTTCTACACGAACATCTCCGACACGGAAAACCAACTGGTTTCCGGCTCGGCCTCCGAGACTCCCGGCACCCCCACCAGCGACATCAGCCAGGCGATCAAGACCACCTCGAACTCCAAGCCATACCCTGCTCCCGGCGGAGGAGGTAGCTAA
- a CDS encoding phage holin family protein, with translation MAEPKANNWLAWLRSWVLIALGVLLAAWTSDGISFRSDGSLVMGVLLISVLNVFLRPILLLFALPFVVLTLGLGIFLINALLFWLASSIVPGFEVAGFGSALWGAFVVSFTNWLATALLGGPRNVRVRVNRGQSGGKGPDRRDDDVIDV, from the coding sequence ATGGCCGAACCGAAAGCGAATAATTGGCTGGCCTGGCTGCGATCCTGGGTGCTCATTGCGCTAGGCGTGTTGCTGGCAGCTTGGACGAGTGACGGCATTAGCTTTCGCAGCGATGGCTCCTTGGTCATGGGCGTGTTGCTGATCAGCGTGCTCAATGTCTTCTTGCGGCCGATTCTGCTGCTCTTTGCGTTGCCCTTTGTGGTGCTGACGCTCGGGCTGGGCATCTTTCTGATCAACGCCTTGCTGTTCTGGCTCGCAAGCAGCATTGTGCCCGGCTTCGAAGTGGCGGGCTTTGGCTCGGCGCTGTGGGGCGCATTTGTCGTGAGCTTCACCAACTGGCTGGCCACGGCTTTGCTCGGTGGACCGCGCAATGTGCGCGTACGCGTAAATCGCGGCCAATCCGGCGGTAAGGGTCCGGATCGCCGCGATGATGACGTGATCGACGTTTAG
- a CDS encoding replication-associated recombination protein A: MRPRNLSEVIGQEHLLGEDCLLPRLIKADSFGSLLFYGPPGCGKTTMAEVIAEETGSHCVRLNAVLSNVAELRDVLRMARYQPDQRTILFIDEIHRFNKAQQDLLLPDVEAGHVRLIGATTHNPGFYVIPPLLSRSHLFRLEPLPEDAVVKVLRRALEDEERGLGKTHCTAPDEVLIGLARLCDGDTRRALNALETLVLSKPMGSKATTEDLKVFARERQIRYDNNEDEHYDTISAYIKSMRGGDPDAALYWLAKMLAGGEDPRFIARRLVILASEDIGMADSRALPLAVSAFQACEFIGMPECELNLAHVTVFLACAPKSNSTTMAISAAKQAIRNGPLQAVPMWLRDAHTKLNKQLGQGEGYRYSHDYPEAVSGQEYMIEPQTFYRPKKSGAETAIGERLAQWRTIKAEIQRSEGGQE; the protein is encoded by the coding sequence ATGCGGCCGCGGAATTTATCCGAAGTTATTGGGCAGGAGCACTTGTTGGGCGAGGATTGCCTGCTGCCGCGGTTGATCAAGGCGGATTCCTTCGGCAGTCTGCTGTTTTACGGTCCCCCGGGCTGTGGTAAGACGACGATGGCCGAGGTGATTGCGGAAGAAACTGGTAGCCATTGCGTGCGTTTAAATGCCGTGCTGTCGAACGTGGCCGAGCTGCGCGACGTGCTTCGGATGGCCCGCTATCAGCCCGATCAGCGAACGATACTTTTCATCGACGAAATTCACCGTTTCAACAAGGCGCAGCAAGACCTGCTCTTGCCCGATGTCGAGGCCGGACACGTGCGCCTGATTGGGGCGACGACTCATAACCCTGGCTTTTATGTCATTCCGCCCTTGCTTTCGCGGAGCCATCTATTCCGGCTGGAACCGCTGCCCGAAGACGCGGTGGTCAAGGTGCTGCGACGGGCGCTGGAGGACGAGGAGCGCGGGCTCGGCAAAACCCATTGCACGGCACCGGACGAGGTGTTAATCGGCCTGGCGCGCCTGTGTGATGGCGATACCCGTCGCGCGCTCAATGCGCTGGAGACATTGGTGCTCAGCAAGCCGATGGGGAGCAAGGCGACCACGGAGGATTTAAAGGTCTTCGCCCGGGAACGGCAGATTCGTTACGACAACAACGAGGACGAGCACTACGACACGATTTCTGCCTACATCAAGAGCATGCGCGGGGGCGATCCCGACGCGGCGCTTTACTGGTTGGCTAAGATGCTGGCCGGCGGCGAAGATCCGCGGTTCATTGCCCGGCGGCTCGTGATTTTGGCCAGCGAGGATATTGGCATGGCGGACTCTCGTGCGCTGCCGCTGGCGGTGTCGGCGTTTCAGGCTTGTGAGTTTATCGGCATGCCTGAGTGTGAGCTGAACCTTGCTCACGTGACGGTGTTTTTGGCCTGCGCGCCCAAGAGCAACTCGACCACGATGGCGATCAGCGCGGCCAAGCAAGCGATCCGCAACGGGCCTCTGCAAGCCGTGCCAATGTGGCTCCGCGATGCCCATACGAAGCTCAATAAGCAGCTTGGGCAGGGCGAGGGGTATCGCTATAGCCACGATTACCCGGAAGCCGTTTCCGGACAGGAATACATGATCGAGCCTCAAACTTTTTACCGGCCTAAGAAGTCCGGTGCCGAGACCGCTATTGGCGAACGGCTGGCACAGTGGCGGACCATTAAGGCCGAGATCCAGCGCAGTGAGGGAGGTCAGGAGTGA
- a CDS encoding LysR family transcriptional regulator: protein MHIENLKIFSDLVESQSFSKAAKLNGITQSAVSQQLRAMEKHFNALIVDRSQKQFHLTREGAKLYESSKELLHLYEKLMSELQEMKKVISGTIHISTIYSIGLHELPPYVKEFLQEFPDVNVRVEYRRANLVYEDILHNAVDFGLVAYPQKMRQLETIPFQEDQLVVICSPSSPLAKQKSVDLKELENHKFIGFDQDIPTRKATDQLFRDNKLDIDPVMEFDNIETVKRAVEIDAGIALVPSTTVLQEVKQGLLASVSLRGKKVTRPLAIVHRKGRVLTPAMKKFVKLLTTKDLIHKHVD, encoded by the coding sequence ATGCATATTGAAAATCTGAAAATCTTTTCTGATCTCGTTGAAAGTCAGAGTTTTTCGAAGGCTGCTAAATTAAATGGCATTACCCAGTCGGCCGTCAGCCAGCAATTGCGCGCGATGGAAAAGCATTTTAATGCGCTAATCGTGGACCGCAGTCAAAAGCAATTCCATCTCACCCGCGAAGGCGCGAAGCTTTACGAATCGTCCAAGGAGCTGCTCCATCTTTATGAAAAGCTGATGAGCGAGCTGCAGGAGATGAAGAAGGTCATCAGCGGCACCATCCACATCTCCACGATTTATTCGATTGGCCTGCACGAGCTGCCCCCCTACGTGAAAGAGTTTCTGCAAGAGTTTCCCGACGTCAACGTCCGCGTGGAATACCGCCGCGCCAACCTCGTTTACGAAGACATCCTGCACAATGCGGTGGACTTCGGTCTCGTTGCTTATCCGCAAAAAATGCGCCAGCTCGAAACCATCCCCTTCCAAGAAGACCAACTCGTGGTTATTTGTTCGCCAAGCAGCCCGCTGGCCAAGCAAAAATCCGTCGACCTCAAGGAGCTCGAAAACCACAAATTTATCGGCTTCGATCAGGACATCCCAACCCGCAAGGCCACCGATCAACTCTTCCGCGACAACAAGCTCGATATCGATCCCGTCATGGAATTCGACAACATTGAGACCGTTAAGCGCGCCGTGGAAATCGATGCCGGCATCGCGCTCGTGCCCTCGACCACGGTCTTGCAAGAGGTCAAGCAAGGCCTGCTCGCCTCCGTCTCCCTACGCGGCAAGAAGGTGACACGCCCCCTGGCAATCGTCCACCGCAAAGGCCGCGTATTGACTCCGGCGATGAAGAAGTTCGTCAAGCTTCTGACGACCAAGGACCTGATCCACAAACACGTGGACTAA